The Anastrepha ludens isolate Willacy chromosome 2, idAnaLude1.1, whole genome shotgun sequence genome contains a region encoding:
- the LOC128854996 gene encoding fatty acyl-CoA reductase wat-like, with translation MLSDIQNFYRNKTVFVTGGTGFMGIVLVEKLLRITEVKRIYLMLRPKGNKSVEERLTHLFESTLFDKIRKSGVTPTDRIRPILGDCAFANLDISPADRKVLIDEVNIVVHLAATVRFDEPLTRAVNLNVRATLDLIQLAKEMKQLEAFLHVSSAFANCVVNCIDEEYYNAKIGISAVKMCEVANSLGVDTTNKLANVLCKEFPNTYTFTKSLAEEAILSEGRSLPISIFRPAIVIQTSKEPISGWIGNYYGPSAALYAAGRGVLRVMYMKSHHRAHLVPADLCANLMLAIGWETAKSTPEQRLQMAPPIYNYTSEDDNALIWKEYIDTISEYVYEVAISKMIWYPFMIAAGQKWLYYLLTFFYHTIPGYIIDFLLVLKGKKKRMTKLYNIMKRQTKVFDFFLSNEFTFTMDNTKTLWSSLSEEDKQIFNFDLNSIYWKEYLQNSLKGLRLYLGREGPETLPKAQKLHRRFFILNWITHALLFGFLLYLLWVLATIILP, from the exons TTCTTGTCGAAAAATTGCTGCGTATTACCGAAGTTAAAAGAATTTACTTGATGTTGCGGCCCAAAGGTAATAAAAGTGTGGAAGAACGTTTGACCCATTTATTTGAGAGTACA CTCTTCGATAAAATACGAAAGAGTGGTGTCACGCCAACCGACCGAATCAGACCAATTTTGGGCGACTGCGCTTTCGCCAATCTCGACATTTCACCGGCAGATCGTAAAGTATTGATTGATGAAGTAAATATTGTGGTGCATCTAGCGGCCACTGTGCGCTTCGATGAGCCACTCACCAGAGCGGTGAATTTAAATGTGCGCGCCACGCTAGACCTAATACAGCTGGCCAAGGAAATGAAACAACTAGAG gCCTTCTTGCATGTCTCGTCCGCATTTGCCAATTGTGTGGTGAATTGCATCGACGAGGAATATTATAACGCCAAAATAGGTATCAGCGCCGTGAAGATGTGTGAAGTGGCCAACTCTTTAGGCGTGGATACTACAAATAAACTAGCCAACGTACTCTGCAAGGAATttccaaacacatacacattcacTAAATCACTAGCTGAGGAAGCAATTTTGAGTGAGGGCCGTTCACTTCCCATTAGTATCTTTCGACCGGCCATCG TTATTCAAACAAGTAAAGAGCCAATATCCGGATGGATCGGCAATTACTATGGGCCTTCAGCAGCATTGTATGCTGCCGGGCGTGGTGTACTACGAGTGATGTACATGAAATCGCACCATCGGGCACATCTGGTGCCGGCGGATCTCTGTGCCAACTTAATGTTAGCCATCGGTTGGGAGACGGCTAAATCGACTCCGGAGCAACG TTTACAAATGGCGCCACCAATTTACAACTACACAAGTGAAGATGACAACGCACTGATTTGGAAAGAGTATATAGATACCATTTCCGAGTATGTATATGAGGTCGCTATTAGCAAAATGATTTGGTATCCGTTTATGATAGCCGCCGGTCAGAAATGGTTGTATTATCTGCTCACCTTCTTCTATCATACAATACCCGGCTACATAATTGATTTCCTATTGGTGCTAAAGGGAAAGAAGAAAAG AATGACAAAACTTTACAACATTATGAAGAGGCAAACaaaagtatttgatttcttcctAAGCAATGAATTTACATTTACAATGGATAATACAAAGACATTGTGGAGCTCCTTATCAGAAGAAGATAAAcagattttcaattttgatcttAACTCGATTTATTGGAAGGAATACCTACAGAATTCTTTAAAGGGTTTGCGTCTCTATTTGGGTAGAGAAGGACcggaaactttgccgaaggctCAGAAATTGCACAGAAG gTTCTTCATCTTGAATTGGATAACACATGCGCTGCTCTTTGgctttttactttatttgttaTGGGTTTTAGCTACGATAATTTTACCGTAA